The following proteins are co-located in the Ensifer sp. WSM1721 genome:
- a CDS encoding xanthine dehydrogenase family protein subunit M, producing MLPFVLEKPQSTEDAIAAAASGARYIAGGTTLVDLMREEVERPERLVDINKLPLGGIRVEGEDLVIGALARMAMVAADPNVQRLQPLIAESLIEGASPQLRNMASMGGNLLQRVRCPYFRMLDAGCNKRTPGSGCAAIEGLNAGHAILGTSDHCIATHPSDVAVALVALDATMRVRGPKGERSFPVEELFRLPGDTPHLEHTLLPGELIMEIRVPGGSYGSRARYLKVRDRASYEFALVSAAVALSIEGGVIRQARLAVGGVGTRPWRLRNCETALVGKRPQRQAFEDAAQLSTQGARPLHHNQFKVELLPRTIVRALEMAGEVA from the coding sequence ATGCTCCCCTTCGTGTTGGAGAAGCCCCAAAGCACCGAAGACGCAATCGCGGCGGCCGCTTCTGGCGCCCGCTACATTGCCGGAGGCACCACGCTTGTCGACCTGATGCGCGAGGAGGTCGAACGACCGGAACGGCTCGTCGACATCAACAAGCTTCCTTTGGGCGGCATCCGTGTGGAAGGCGAGGATCTGGTCATCGGCGCGCTCGCGCGCATGGCGATGGTCGCAGCCGACCCAAATGTCCAGCGCCTGCAACCACTGATCGCGGAAAGCCTGATCGAGGGCGCGTCGCCACAATTGCGGAACATGGCTTCGATGGGCGGAAACCTGCTGCAGCGGGTGCGATGTCCTTATTTCCGCATGCTCGATGCGGGCTGCAACAAGCGTACACCGGGTTCCGGCTGTGCCGCGATCGAGGGATTGAACGCCGGCCACGCTATCCTTGGCACGAGCGATCACTGCATAGCAACGCACCCTTCCGACGTCGCGGTCGCGCTGGTGGCACTCGACGCAACGATGCGGGTCCGGGGCCCGAAGGGCGAGCGCAGCTTCCCGGTCGAAGAACTCTTCCGGCTGCCGGGCGACACGCCACATCTCGAACACACGTTGCTGCCGGGCGAGCTCATCATGGAAATACGTGTACCGGGCGGCTCTTATGGTTCTCGTGCGCGTTATCTGAAGGTCCGCGATCGCGCCTCCTACGAATTCGCGCTGGTTTCCGCCGCCGTTGCCCTTTCGATCGAAGGCGGCGTGATCCGCCAGGCTCGCCTCGCGGTAGGCGGGGTCGGCACACGGCCTTGGCGCCTGCGCAATTGCGAGACCGCACTGGTGGGAAAAAGGCCACAGCGGCAGGCATTCGAAGACGCCGCGCAGCTCTCCACGCAAGGTGCCCGGCCGCTGCACCACAATCAGTTCAAGGTCGAACTCTTGCCGCGGACAATCGTCCGCGCGCTTGAAATGGCGGGAGAAGTCGCATGA
- a CDS encoding (2Fe-2S)-binding protein: protein MTENPSESHPPGPIMSRRETLQATAGAVALAALPPLSAAATSAPALDTNPVTLTITVNGRAQALSVDPRQSILDVLRETLNLTGTKKGCNQGACGACTILVDGRRIVSCLTLASMHDGAEIETIEGLEKNGVLHPLQEAFVEHEGLQCGFCTPGQIMSGLGCIAEGHTGSPEEIQFWMSGNICRCGAYPGIVAAVADAAGRT from the coding sequence ATGACCGAGAACCCGTCAGAATCGCATCCACCAGGTCCCATCATGTCGCGCCGGGAGACGCTTCAGGCAACAGCCGGGGCAGTGGCCCTTGCTGCCTTGCCGCCGCTGTCTGCTGCCGCAACCAGCGCCCCTGCCCTCGACACGAACCCCGTGACATTGACGATAACCGTGAACGGTCGCGCTCAGGCGCTGAGCGTCGATCCACGCCAATCGATCCTCGACGTCCTGCGCGAGACGCTCAATCTCACCGGCACGAAGAAAGGCTGCAACCAGGGCGCCTGTGGCGCATGCACTATACTTGTCGATGGCAGACGTATCGTCTCTTGTTTGACATTGGCATCCATGCACGACGGGGCTGAGATCGAAACCATCGAAGGGCTGGAAAAGAACGGCGTGCTCCATCCTCTCCAGGAAGCGTTCGTTGAGCACGAAGGCTTGCAGTGCGGATTCTGCACGCCCGGCCAGATCATGTCCGGACTGGGTTGCATTGCCGAAGGCCACACAGGCTCGCCGGAAGAGATCCAGTTCTGGATGAGCGGCAACATCTGCCGCTGCGGCGCCTATCCAGGCATCGTCGCAGCCGTCGCAGACGCGGCCGGGAGGACCTGA
- a CDS encoding helix-turn-helix domain-containing protein: MQGSRQSNALVVRRTFSNAARSASVRYRFPADRREKSSMGRNALADTTVHIRRLQRGLSPPVVPEVFSGDTRLVGRWRNEPFEYDLPPLKDHVLAAKYAGHGMASVKIGRQMMQAPSAVGTITFAPRGHGGLWRMDGAVEVSNIFLGHKRLLACVDQVGNGREPELLDRVNFADPKLFTIMTLINDEISSGDAMSHLAIEQLLDLVCLQLLRAHSATSMPIAPGPRRGLSAWQIKRVTTYIRENIAEDIRLQELADLVNLSRFHFCTAFRMATGHTPYGWLTRQRIAHAKTLLKDRTLRIVDIALIVGYETQSAFSASFRKEVGLTPSEFRRRL, encoded by the coding sequence GTGCAAGGCAGTCGACAAAGCAATGCGCTGGTTGTGCGAAGAACATTTTCTAACGCCGCGAGAAGTGCTAGCGTCAGGTACAGGTTTCCTGCAGATCGACGAGAGAAGTCCTCAATGGGCCGAAATGCGCTTGCGGACACGACGGTTCATATTCGCCGTTTGCAGCGAGGCCTGTCGCCGCCCGTTGTACCAGAGGTGTTTTCCGGTGACACCCGGCTGGTCGGCCGATGGCGGAATGAGCCATTCGAATACGATTTACCGCCTTTGAAGGATCATGTTCTTGCGGCGAAATACGCCGGGCATGGCATGGCCTCGGTAAAGATCGGCCGGCAGATGATGCAAGCTCCATCGGCAGTGGGGACGATTACATTCGCACCGAGAGGGCATGGCGGGCTTTGGCGCATGGACGGGGCCGTGGAGGTCTCGAATATCTTCTTGGGTCACAAGCGTCTCCTGGCGTGTGTGGATCAGGTGGGGAATGGCCGAGAGCCCGAGTTGCTCGACCGCGTGAATTTTGCCGACCCCAAGCTGTTCACTATCATGACGTTGATCAACGACGAGATCAGCTCGGGCGATGCGATGTCGCATCTGGCCATCGAGCAGCTGCTCGACCTTGTCTGCCTGCAACTGCTCAGGGCCCACTCCGCAACTTCGATGCCGATCGCGCCCGGACCGCGGCGCGGCCTGTCGGCCTGGCAGATCAAGCGTGTCACCACCTACATACGTGAGAATATTGCAGAGGATATCAGGCTCCAGGAGCTCGCGGATCTCGTCAATTTAAGTCGCTTCCATTTCTGCACGGCGTTCCGCATGGCTACCGGTCATACGCCCTATGGGTGGCTGACGCGCCAGCGCATCGCGCATGCCAAGACGCTCCTCAAAGACCGAACGCTGCGCATCGTCGATATCGCGCTGATCGTCGGATACGAGACGCAATCCGCTTTCTCCGCGAGCTTCCGCAAGGAGGTGGGCCTCACACCGAGCGAGTTCCGCCGCCGTCTCTGA
- a CDS encoding CBS domain-containing protein: MSVKAILNEKGRNVVTVTPQVTVQQAATFLHDNHIGAVVVVDADDQIVGILTERDVVASIAKYGASCLDKPVSTVMWQNVYCCREEMTVNTLMEMMSKLRARHLPVEREGRLAGIVSIGDVVKYHIRAIENETEQIKAYIAG; encoded by the coding sequence ATGTCAGTGAAAGCGATTCTCAACGAAAAAGGCCGCAATGTCGTCACCGTGACGCCGCAGGTGACGGTTCAGCAAGCGGCGACTTTTCTGCATGACAATCATATTGGAGCCGTTGTTGTCGTCGACGCGGACGACCAGATCGTGGGTATCCTGACGGAGCGCGACGTTGTCGCTTCGATCGCGAAATACGGTGCCTCCTGTCTCGATAAGCCGGTCTCGACCGTCATGTGGCAGAATGTCTATTGCTGCCGCGAGGAGATGACCGTGAACACCTTGATGGAGATGATGAGCAAATTGCGTGCGCGTCATCTGCCTGTGGAGAGGGAGGGTCGACTGGCCGGGATCGTGTCGATCGGGGACGTAGTCAAATATCATATTCGCGCCATCGAGAACGAGACCGAGCAGATCAAGGCCTACATTGCCGGATAG
- a CDS encoding patatin-like phospholipase family protein produces the protein MLNWTFTRNNQITDLSGPQGSSITTTPPEPPAPRLETPKIALALGGGAARGWAHIGVLKALDEDGVEVGMIAGTSIGALVGGCYLAGKLEELEAFARSLTVRRIAGLLDFAIGGGGLFGGLRLTKRMQEHLQNISIEDLGRPFIAVATEVHSGHEVWIEKGSLITAIRASYALPGIFEPINANGRTLIDGALVNPVPVSVCRAHEQQLVVAVNLNYDLYGRSAVVKHSAGMETPDAPLKDANRFSARLGMTSVMVQAFNIIQDRISRARLAGDPPDLSLHPKLNDIGLSEFHRAGEAIERGYQEAKAKLAEIRRMQEVLVR, from the coding sequence ATGTTGAATTGGACGTTTACGCGCAACAACCAGATTACCGATCTTTCCGGCCCGCAAGGGTCGTCGATTACGACCACACCTCCAGAGCCACCGGCCCCTCGACTTGAGACACCGAAGATTGCGCTCGCGCTTGGCGGCGGCGCGGCGCGCGGCTGGGCGCATATCGGCGTACTAAAAGCCCTCGACGAGGACGGGGTCGAGGTCGGCATGATTGCTGGTACCTCGATTGGCGCGCTCGTCGGCGGCTGCTATCTCGCAGGCAAACTGGAGGAATTGGAAGCCTTCGCCCGCTCCCTGACTGTACGCCGCATTGCGGGGCTGCTCGATTTCGCCATCGGCGGTGGCGGTCTCTTCGGCGGCCTCAGACTCACCAAGCGCATGCAGGAGCATCTGCAGAACATCAGCATCGAAGACCTTGGCCGCCCCTTCATTGCCGTCGCCACCGAAGTCCACAGCGGCCACGAGGTCTGGATCGAAAAGGGCTCGCTCATCACCGCCATTCGCGCGTCTTATGCGCTTCCGGGCATTTTCGAACCGATCAATGCCAACGGCCGGACGCTCATCGACGGTGCGCTCGTCAACCCCGTTCCCGTTTCGGTATGCCGCGCCCATGAGCAGCAGCTCGTCGTTGCCGTCAACCTGAACTATGACCTCTATGGACGCTCGGCCGTCGTCAAGCACAGCGCCGGCATGGAGACCCCCGATGCGCCGCTGAAGGACGCCAACCGCTTTTCGGCCCGGCTCGGCATGACCAGCGTCATGGTCCAGGCCTTCAACATCATCCAGGACCGCATCTCGCGCGCGCGGCTTGCCGGCGATCCGCCGGACCTCTCCCTGCATCCGAAACTCAACGACATCGGGCTTTCGGAATTTCATCGCGCCGGCGAGGCGATCGAGCGCGGCTATCAGGAAGCGAAGGCCAAGCTCGCCGAAATCAGGCGCATGCAGGAGGTACTGGTCCGTTGA
- the hisI gene encoding phosphoribosyl-AMP cyclohydrolase → MTLTFDSPPEDKAELETGSAFTPRFDEKGLITAIVTDAGDGELLMVAHMNADALALTIETGVAHYYSRSRGRLWKKGESSGNLQTVKEIRTDCDQDAVWLKVSVAGHDATCHTGRRSCFYRTVGLDNGKANVTITDDHRHFDPAEIYAKN, encoded by the coding sequence ATGACGCTCACTTTCGATTCTCCCCCGGAAGATAAGGCCGAACTGGAGACCGGTTCGGCCTTCACGCCCCGTTTCGACGAGAAGGGGCTGATCACCGCGATTGTTACAGACGCAGGCGATGGCGAGCTTCTGATGGTCGCGCATATGAACGCCGACGCTCTGGCGCTGACGATCGAGACCGGCGTTGCCCACTACTACAGCCGCTCGCGCGGCCGCCTCTGGAAGAAAGGCGAGAGCTCCGGCAATTTGCAGACTGTCAAGGAAATTCGGACCGATTGCGATCAGGACGCCGTCTGGCTCAAGGTCTCGGTCGCCGGCCACGACGCCACATGCCACACCGGTCGCCGCTCCTGCTTCTACCGGACGGTCGGCCTCGACAACGGCAAGGCGAACGTGACGATCACCGACGATCACAGGCATTTCGACCCGGCAGAGATATACGCAAAAAATTAA
- the folE gene encoding GTP cyclohydrolase I FolE gives MDAIVKNFPVLDDTSGRPTQKEAEEAVRVLLRWAGEDPTREGLKDTPARVAKSYREIFGGYDLVAEDVLGRTFEEVSGYDDIVLEKDISFYSHCEHHMVPIIGKAHVAYLPNGRVLGLSKIARAVDIYARRLQTQEAMTAQIAKAIDETLAPRGVAVMIEAEHLCMAMRGIKKQGSTTLTTTFTGAFKTEPAEQARFMTLLRGFK, from the coding sequence ATGGACGCCATAGTAAAGAATTTCCCTGTGCTTGACGACACGAGCGGTCGTCCGACACAGAAAGAAGCCGAGGAAGCCGTTCGTGTCCTGCTGCGCTGGGCAGGCGAAGATCCGACCCGGGAAGGTCTCAAGGATACGCCGGCGCGCGTCGCCAAGTCCTATCGGGAGATTTTTGGCGGCTACGACCTCGTCGCTGAAGATGTGCTCGGCCGCACCTTCGAAGAAGTCTCCGGCTACGACGACATCGTGCTCGAGAAGGACATCTCGTTCTACTCGCATTGCGAGCATCATATGGTGCCGATCATCGGCAAGGCCCACGTCGCCTATCTGCCGAACGGCCGCGTCCTCGGTCTTTCCAAGATCGCGCGCGCCGTAGACATCTACGCCCGGCGCCTGCAGACGCAGGAGGCGATGACGGCACAGATCGCCAAAGCCATCGACGAAACCCTCGCCCCCCGAGGCGTGGCGGTGATGATCGAGGCCGAGCATCTGTGCATGGCGATGCGCGGCATCAAGAAGCAAGGCTCGACGACGCTGACGACCACCTTTACCGGTGCGTTCAAGACCGAGCCGGCCGAACAGGCCCGCTTCATGACCCTGCTCAGGGGCTTCAAGTAA
- a CDS encoding iron-sulfur cluster assembly scaffold protein — MMDDIYNNRILEFAGNIPRIGMLADAHAEAAAHSKLCGSKVRIWLKMEGDVVTDFAHDVKACALGQASSSIMARQVVGAHTDEIRQAREDMLAMLKADGEGPSGRFEDMRFLRPVKDYKARHASTMLTFDAVVDAIGQIEAKRLAAAV; from the coding sequence ATGATGGATGACATTTACAACAACAGGATTCTCGAGTTTGCCGGCAACATTCCACGCATCGGGATGTTGGCGGACGCTCATGCCGAAGCCGCCGCGCACTCCAAACTTTGCGGCTCGAAAGTGAGGATCTGGCTGAAGATGGAGGGTGACGTCGTGACCGACTTCGCCCACGACGTGAAGGCCTGCGCGTTGGGGCAGGCGTCCTCCTCCATCATGGCGCGGCAGGTCGTTGGCGCCCATACCGATGAGATCCGCCAAGCCCGCGAAGACATGCTGGCCATGCTCAAGGCCGACGGGGAGGGACCCTCGGGCCGTTTCGAGGACATGCGCTTCTTGAGGCCCGTCAAGGACTACAAGGCGCGCCATGCCTCCACGATGCTGACCTTCGATGCGGTTGTCGACGCTATCGGCCAAATCGAGGCCAAGCGCCTTGCAGCCGCCGTTTGA
- the yidD gene encoding membrane protein insertion efficiency factor YidD has product MCPHQQHDHAVKSGELRASGRGRNWPGSFRRTPGRLIGTVLIRAYQLTLSSFIGNSCRHLPTCSEYGYEAIARHGLWAGGWLTLFRVVRCGPGGTHGFDPVPETLASRQRWYTPWRYWQSRRNEERGL; this is encoded by the coding sequence ATGTGCCCGCATCAGCAGCACGATCATGCGGTTAAGTCCGGCGAACTCCGCGCCTCCGGCCGCGGTCGAAACTGGCCCGGGTCGTTCCGCCGCACACCTGGCCGGCTCATTGGCACGGTGCTGATTCGGGCCTACCAATTGACGCTGTCCAGCTTCATCGGCAATTCCTGCCGGCATTTGCCCACCTGTTCGGAATATGGCTATGAGGCGATTGCCCGGCACGGGCTCTGGGCCGGCGGGTGGTTGACGCTGTTTCGGGTCGTGCGCTGCGGCCCGGGCGGCACGCATGGGTTCGATCCGGTGCCGGAGACGCTCGCGTCTCGCCAACGCTGGTACACGCCATGGCGCTATTGGCAGTCACGCCGCAACGAGGAGCGGGGGCTGTGA
- a CDS encoding DUF2267 domain-containing protein — protein MEYRQASADFDRFILDVRDIAGLQTTNQAYTMVQAVLYTFRRRLEISDALLFANVLPPVLRAIFVADWDLEEPTVPFSGRLTMTREVQAFRGDHNVSPDTAIADVATALRRNVDEMMLNRVLARLPAGAVDFWRA, from the coding sequence ATGGAATACCGGCAGGCCTCCGCCGATTTCGATCGCTTCATCCTCGATGTGCGAGATATCGCCGGCCTTCAGACGACCAACCAGGCCTATACGATGGTGCAGGCGGTGCTCTACACGTTCCGCCGCCGGCTCGAGATTTCCGATGCGCTGCTTTTCGCCAACGTGCTGCCGCCGGTCCTTCGAGCGATCTTCGTCGCCGACTGGGACCTCGAGGAGCCGACAGTGCCCTTCTCCGGCCGTCTCACCATGACCCGCGAGGTGCAGGCCTTCCGGGGTGATCACAACGTATCCCCCGATACGGCAATCGCGGATGTCGCGACCGCCCTGCGGCGGAATGTGGACGAGATGATGCTCAATCGTGTGCTTGCGCGGCTGCCGGCAGGCGCCGTCGATTTCTGGCGGGCTTGA
- a CDS encoding DUF1697 domain-containing protein, with protein MKTYVALLHSIILGEGRRVVMADLKAMVETLGYRMPRTLVATGNLVFEAPEKPLAEVETELEKAFAAAFGKHVDIIARTADGWLALADGNPFLAEGEKDPASVHVRVMRLPLVPDAREKLHRYCSRGERVSIVDGDLWVDFGGKASDSKLGGALTTQRLGVGTLRNWNTVKGLRAMVAG; from the coding sequence ATGAAGACTTACGTCGCTTTGCTCCACAGCATCATCCTCGGCGAGGGTCGGCGCGTCGTGATGGCTGATTTGAAGGCGATGGTAGAAACGTTGGGCTATAGGATGCCCCGCACGCTTGTCGCCACGGGCAATCTCGTTTTCGAGGCGCCGGAAAAACCGCTCGCGGAGGTCGAGACCGAGCTCGAAAAGGCGTTTGCCGCAGCGTTCGGAAAACATGTTGACATCATCGCGCGCACTGCCGACGGCTGGTTAGCGCTTGCCGATGGCAATCCCTTCCTCGCCGAAGGCGAAAAAGATCCGGCAAGCGTCCACGTACGGGTGATGCGCTTGCCGCTTGTGCCGGATGCGCGGGAAAAGCTCCACCGCTATTGTTCAAGAGGCGAACGGGTGTCCATCGTTGATGGCGATCTCTGGGTCGATTTTGGCGGTAAGGCGAGCGACTCGAAGCTGGGTGGCGCGCTGACGACCCAAAGGCTGGGTGTCGGGACGTTGCGCAACTGGAACACAGTGAAGGGTCTGCGTGCAATGGTTGCCGGTTGA
- the thrS gene encoding threonine--tRNA ligase, whose amino-acid sequence MSHSVSLTFPDGSIREFAAGTTGRDVAESISKSLAKKAVAIALDGELRDLSDPVKDGRIEIVTREDSRALELIRHDAAHVMAEAVQELWPGTQVTIGPVIENGFYYDFAKNEPFTPDDLPVIEKKMREIIARNKPFTKEVWSRDKAKEVFAAKGENYKVELVDAIPENQDVKIYYQGDWFDLCRGPHMASTGQIGTAFKLMKVAGAYWRGDSNNPMLTRIYGTAWHSQEELDQYLHVLAEAEKRDHRRLGREMDLFHFQEEGPGVVFWHGKGWRIFQSLVAYMRRRLEGDYQEVNAPQVLDKSLWETSGHWGWYRDNMFKVTVAGDDTDDDRVFALKPMNCPGHIQIFKHGLKSYRELPVRLAEFGAVHRYEPSGALHGLMRVRGFTQDDAHIFCTDEQMAAECLKINDLILSVYEDFGFKEIVVKLSTRPEKRVGSDVLWDRAEAVMMDVLKTIEAQSEGRIKTGILPGEGAFYGPKFEYTLKDAIGREWQCGTTQVDFNLPERFGAFYIDSESEKRQPVMIHRAICGSMERFLGILLENFAGHMPLWISPLQVVVATITSEADDYGREVAERLREAGLTVETDFRNEKINYKVREHSVTKVPVIVVCGRREAEERSVNIRRLGSQAQTAMSLEEAVASLSAEALAPDLKRKAERSAR is encoded by the coding sequence ATGTCGCATTCCGTTTCCCTTACATTTCCTGATGGCTCCATTCGCGAGTTCGCCGCGGGCACGACCGGTCGCGATGTCGCAGAATCGATTTCGAAGTCGCTCGCGAAGAAGGCTGTGGCGATCGCGCTCGATGGCGAGCTGCGGGACCTTTCCGATCCCGTGAAAGACGGCAGGATCGAGATCGTCACGCGCGAAGACAGCCGTGCGCTGGAGCTCATCCGCCACGACGCCGCCCATGTCATGGCGGAAGCGGTGCAGGAATTGTGGCCGGGAACGCAGGTGACCATCGGTCCGGTCATCGAGAACGGCTTCTACTACGACTTCGCCAAGAACGAACCCTTCACGCCCGACGACCTGCCGGTCATCGAGAAGAAGATGCGGGAGATCATCGCGCGCAACAAGCCTTTCACCAAGGAGGTCTGGTCGCGCGACAAGGCGAAGGAGGTCTTCGCCGCCAAGGGCGAGAACTACAAGGTCGAGCTCGTCGATGCGATTCCCGAAAACCAGGATGTGAAGATCTACTATCAGGGTGACTGGTTCGATCTCTGCCGCGGGCCGCACATGGCCTCCACAGGCCAGATAGGCACGGCCTTCAAGCTGATGAAAGTGGCCGGCGCCTACTGGCGCGGCGACAGCAACAATCCGATGCTGACGCGCATTTACGGTACCGCCTGGCACAGCCAGGAGGAACTGGACCAATATCTGCACGTGCTCGCCGAAGCGGAGAAGCGCGACCATCGCCGTCTCGGCCGCGAGATGGACCTCTTCCATTTCCAGGAGGAGGGGCCGGGCGTGGTCTTCTGGCACGGCAAGGGCTGGCGTATCTTCCAGAGCCTCGTCGCCTATATGCGCCGCCGGCTGGAAGGCGACTACCAGGAAGTGAATGCGCCGCAGGTGCTCGACAAGTCGCTGTGGGAAACTTCCGGTCACTGGGGCTGGTACCGCGACAACATGTTCAAGGTCACCGTTGCCGGCGACGATACGGATGACGATCGCGTCTTCGCGCTGAAGCCGATGAACTGCCCGGGGCATATCCAGATCTTCAAGCATGGCCTGAAGTCCTATCGCGAACTGCCCGTGCGTCTTGCCGAATTCGGTGCGGTGCATCGTTACGAGCCGTCGGGTGCGCTGCACGGCCTGATGCGCGTTCGCGGCTTCACGCAGGACGATGCGCATATCTTCTGCACCGATGAGCAGATGGCAGCCGAATGCCTCAAGATCAACGATCTGATCCTTTCGGTCTATGAGGATTTCGGCTTCAAGGAAATCGTCGTCAAGCTTTCGACGCGGCCGGAAAAGCGCGTCGGCTCGGACGTGCTCTGGGATCGTGCCGAGGCGGTGATGATGGATGTTCTGAAGACCATCGAGGCGCAATCCGAAGGGCGCATCAAGACCGGGATCCTGCCGGGCGAGGGCGCCTTCTACGGTCCGAAGTTCGAATACACGCTGAAGGACGCCATCGGCCGCGAATGGCAGTGCGGAACGACGCAGGTCGATTTCAACCTGCCGGAACGCTTCGGCGCGTTCTACATCGACAGCGAGTCCGAGAAGCGCCAGCCGGTGATGATTCATCGCGCCATCTGCGGCTCGATGGAGCGCTTCCTCGGCATCCTGCTCGAAAACTTCGCCGGCCATATGCCGCTCTGGATCTCGCCGCTGCAGGTGGTGGTCGCGACGATCACGTCGGAGGCGGACGATTACGGCCGCGAGGTCGCGGAGCGTCTGCGTGAGGCGGGACTTACCGTCGAAACCGATTTCCGCAACGAGAAGATCAACTACAAGGTTCGCGAACATTCGGTGACGAAGGTTCCGGTGATCGTCGTGTGCGGCAGGCGCGAGGCGGAAGAGCGTTCGGTCAACATCCGTCGCCTCGGCTCTCAGGCGCAGACCGCGATGTCGCTCGAGGAGGCCGTCGCTTCGCTCTCGGCCGAAGCCCTCGCGCCTGACCTCAAGCGCAAGGCGGAGCGAAGCGCCCGCTGA
- a CDS encoding nitroreductase, which yields MKTEIKLVDYLASRRSIPAFQMGPPGPSKAEVEEMLKLASRVPDHGKLAPWRFIVYRGEERARISAELKKMALAAKPDMPEELIKVEETRLTRAPVVVAVVSKAAPHFKIPEWEQLMSAGAVCLNLVMAANALGYASNWLTEWYAYDEKAYPLLGVAPGERVAGFIHIGTAMVPPTERPRPELAEIVTWIGEGH from the coding sequence ATGAAAACCGAAATAAAACTCGTTGACTATCTCGCCTCGCGCAGGTCCATCCCGGCCTTCCAGATGGGGCCGCCGGGACCGAGCAAGGCCGAGGTCGAGGAGATGCTGAAGCTCGCTTCTCGCGTGCCGGACCACGGTAAATTGGCGCCCTGGCGTTTCATCGTCTATCGTGGCGAGGAGAGGGCACGGATCAGCGCCGAATTGAAGAAAATGGCGCTTGCCGCCAAGCCGGATATGCCGGAAGAACTCATCAAGGTGGAGGAGACGCGGCTGACGCGCGCGCCGGTCGTCGTCGCCGTGGTTAGCAAGGCGGCGCCGCATTTCAAGATTCCCGAATGGGAACAACTGATGTCGGCCGGTGCCGTCTGCCTCAACCTGGTGATGGCTGCGAATGCGCTCGGCTACGCTTCGAACTGGCTCACCGAATGGTATGCCTACGATGAAAAGGCTTATCCGTTGCTCGGCGTCGCACCGGGCGAAAGGGTCGCCGGCTTCATTCACATCGGCACCGCGATGGTGCCGCCAACGGAGCGTCCTCGGCCGGAATTGGCGGAGATCGTCACCTGGATCGGGGAAGGTCACTAA
- a CDS encoding flavin reductase family protein: MFYDTAANRHGLPHDPFKAIVSPRPIGWIGTRAADGTLNLAPYSFFNAISDRPKLVMFSSSGYKDSVRNIEATGEFTASFASCNLSEAVNLTSVTAPHGESEFEIAGLTPVEGSLVKAPFVGEAFAALECRMTDIFRPKGLDGVVADSYVVIGAVVGIHIRDEAIRDGRFDVAAVRPLARLGYMDYCDGGDVFEMMRPSR; encoded by the coding sequence ATGTTCTATGACACGGCTGCCAATCGGCACGGCTTGCCGCACGATCCCTTCAAGGCGATCGTGTCGCCGAGGCCGATCGGCTGGATCGGCACGCGGGCGGCCGACGGCACGCTGAACCTTGCGCCCTATTCCTTCTTCAACGCCATCAGCGATCGGCCGAAGCTCGTGATGTTCTCATCGAGTGGTTACAAGGATTCTGTTCGCAACATCGAGGCGACCGGCGAGTTCACAGCGAGCTTCGCGAGCTGCAATCTGAGCGAAGCCGTCAACCTCACCTCGGTTACAGCGCCGCACGGCGAGAGCGAGTTCGAGATCGCCGGCCTGACGCCGGTCGAGGGAAGCCTCGTCAAGGCGCCGTTCGTCGGCGAGGCTTTCGCGGCGCTCGAATGCCGGATGACGGATATTTTCCGGCCCAAGGGCCTCGATGGCGTAGTGGCCGACAGCTATGTCGTGATCGGCGCGGTTGTCGGGATCCATATCCGCGACGAGGCCATTCGCGACGGCCGGTTCGACGTGGCGGCCGTCAGGCCGCTCGCCCGCCTCGGCTACATGGATTATTGCGATGGCGGCGATGTTTTTGAGATGATGCGACCGAGCCGCTAG